AATTGCGGGCGGCCACCCCACCCTAAAGGATGGGGTATGCTTCGGGCCGCCCGCCCGGTTGTTCTGGTAATTAGAAATCATCAAGTCTTCTTTGCTTGGATCTCATGAACCTATGCAATCGAGACTCTTCACTCGGTTTTCCTTGCGATTCTTTAATGTAATGCTTAATTGTATCAGCAGTTACGTTTCCAACGGATCGATAGAACTTTCCACTTGACCATAGATTTCCACCCCAATATCGTTTTTTAAGATCAGGATGAAGCTTGAATAAGCTGTAAGAACTACCTCCTTTCAAATACTGAATTACCTCTGACAGAGAATTACTTGGATGAAATTCAAGAAACAAATGAACATGATCATCTACTACTTCCATTGCATGTATTTTGTAGCCATTTTTAGCACAAATTATACTGAGAATCAACTCGCAATCCTTTTTAATTCTCTTATTGTAGAATATATTGTATCGACTTAGGCACCAACACGATGTGGTAAGTAATCTGACCATAGCCATGGCTAAAACTGCGTAATTCCAACTTATATCACATCCTAGCCAAAGGTGGCTGGCACCACCTCTGGTTATGGTGCCAAAAAAACCTTATTTTACAAAAAAAGTGAGGATTTAGATAATTAAAGTGAAAAAACGAAGAGGCGAGGGTTCACTTCATCCCCGACCTGAAGGACGGGGTATTCGTGACCCTCTGCGCTCCATTAGTAATAAAATATTAGAAAAGTGATTATAGACATTAAAACATTTTACATCGACTTATTTTTTGTTTCTAAACAATTTTTGACATAATTAATTTAAAATAAATTACGTTACTAGTATATTATGGAGTTAGGAAGTCTAAATGGGAAGTGGGAGTAGGTAACTACAACCACCAAAAGAAATACCTGGATGTCGCTGATCTTTCTTCGAATCGACTATGTTCGGGGGAGCATGATATTCGAAGAGACTGTATTGGGGGATACAGTAAAAAACAGCGACTCTGGGTTTCTTCTTACGCTACTATTTTATTTCTGTCGATAATTTTACAGGCTCATTGAGCCTGTCTTCCTCCCACTCAGTTAAATTTCTAGTATGCAAGCCTCTAAACTCAAAGCCATCAGACTGCAATGTCCTTTCTCGTATCTATTCCGGGGCTACTCCCGGAACAGAATAATCCTCATTCCTTTCTTTTTTCCGGAGCTTCGCGTGCTCCGCAGCCCGTCTGCTGAAAAAGGGAGTTCTATCTTTTTGTTCGATTCCCGGAGTATAAATAAAATATTGGAAAAGTGATTATAGGCGTTAAATCTTTTTGTATTAAGTTATTTTTTGTTTAAAAACAATTTTTGATATAATTTATTTAATATAATTTGTTCTTTTAGTATATTATGGAGTTAGGAAGTAAAACTGTGTTTGTTCTCTACTCCAATAAGAACTATCTAGGGCACTATCTTCTTCCACCAAGTCGAAGAGACTGTATTAGAAAAAAAGAAAAATACAGCGCTTCTAGGCTTCTTATATTTTTATACTTTTGTACAAGGGGAGGATTAAACATGGACAAAGAAATAAAGATAGAATAATACTCAAATGCTTCATGGTCATATATTTGAGATTTGGGAATTTATAACTGAAGAACAAAAAAACTTTTTATTATTTTCTGATGTCTTCCAATCTTGAGCATGACAAATAGTTAAGCACTAGTTACTTGTTTATTAAATAAACGGGGGAATAAATATAGTTGATTTGATAGGACTTGCTGTAGTACTTTTAGTATTAGCGTTAGTTGCGTATATACTGGGTGCACGAGGAATCGCCGGTTTCTCAATGGAAATTGCAAAGTGGCTCATTATAATTTTTCTGATACTTGCTGTTATATCGTTTTTATATGGACGCTTTTGACAATAAGCAAAAGAAGGTGTTATGTGCAATTAAATTCCTCATTCTAAATACCTTTTCTTTTTTATTATTCTTCGGCTAATTCTATCATATTACATTTTTCTATACTCCCTGTTGAAATAGTATGTTTCAATGTAAGATACCTCGCCCACCTGAGATATGCACTCAGGCGAGTTTAACCCTCTAACCACCTCTTTTTTTGTAATCATTTGCAGCCCTTCTGAGCAATTCTCCTTCTATCCCATACAACCCTGCTCAAAGTCCTGACCTCTCAGCCAGCCCACTACAAAGTGCCATCACAGTTCTAATCCCGGCATAATTATCCGGGGCTTTCACCTGGAGCAGAACATCCTGCATTCATTCCTTTCTTTTTTCCGGGTGCTCCGCAAAATCCCGGTACGGCTGTAAAATCAAAACCGGATGACTGCGTGCATGGTAGAAAAATCGGGAAAAGGCTTTTAGCTGATGCGCGATGATGTCCAATTATGCACAATTACGATGATTACCTTGACCCATATACCCACGAATCATATGGCATCCAGCCTGAACAGCCTGCCAGTAACAGCCCACAGAAAAAAGCCGGAATGGGCAAAACAGCGGTAAGCCTCATTCGCGTAGCGGTCATTATGATTATAGGCGTGACCATCTTTGCAGCTGTACCCGATACAACATCCAGCATGGCTGCCGGTGGAGTCACAATTCATATCACAGAAAATCCCCTTGACGGTGACATTATAACGCTGGAGGATGATGTTTTTGAGTTCGATTTCGGGGATGGTGTTGCAAACGGTCATATCCCGGTACAGATTGCAGGCACTGCGCAGGGCATAGCTAACAATCTCAAATATGTATTAGTAGAACAGGATATCCCGCTAAATAAGAGTCCTCTGGAGTCTCAGTCTCCCGATTCTTTCAACATCCGCAA
The genomic region above belongs to Methanosarcina horonobensis HB-1 = JCM 15518 and contains:
- a CDS encoding DUF1328 domain-containing protein yields the protein MIGLAVVLLVLALVAYILGARGIAGFSMEIAKWLIIIFLILAVISFLYGRF